A region of the Mesoterricola sediminis genome:
CCTGCCGGCCTTCCACCGCCTCATGGGCATGCGCATCGGGAAGCGGGTCCAGATCAACACGGCCGTGGTGGCGGACCAGAACCTCATTTCCATCGGGGACGACACCGTCATCGGCGGCGACGTGACCCTGGTGGCCCACGTGGCCGAGCGGGGCCGCCTCCACGCGGCCCCCGTGGTCATCGGCCGGAACGTGACCGTGGGCCTGATGGCGGTGATCTTCCCCGGGTGCGTCCTGGGGGACGGGTCCATCCTGGCCGCCGGCTCGGTCTTGTCCAAGGGCACCCGGGTGGGGCCCGGGGAAATCTGGGCCGGCGTCCCCGCCCGCCGGGTGGGAACGAGGCGCCTCCCTGGCCGCACACACTGTTAGGATGTCGGCAGCAACCTGGAGGAAACCGTGATGGGTCACGTTCGCGCGCTGTTCGCGGCGGCAGTCGTCCTGCCGCTGCTGGCCCAGCCCTCCCTGGACGCGCCCCAGGTCCGCGCCTGGGCCTGGGACGTGGTCAAGACCTGGCGCCTCCAGAAGCGCGACCTCCAGGGGAACCCCCTCTGGGACGCCACCCCCTTCATGGGGGCGGGCTACGAGGCGCAGAACGCCACCCTCCTGGACCAGCTGGCCACGGGCGACGCCCGGAACCGGCGGGCGGCCCTCGTGGTGCTGGGCACCCGCCCCCTGGCCGACTGGGGCCCCCGGGGCCTGCGCAAGGACGCCTGCCGGGACGAAGTGGCCCTCTACCTCTACCGGCACGGCTACCGCTTCCCGGACCGGGAGCCCTTCCTCTACCTGGAGCCCGCTTCCCGCCTGGAGCGGCCCTGGACCCAGGGCCTGGGCCTCCACCTGGAGGGGGCCGCCTGGCGCTTCCAGTGGATCCCCTCAGCCGCCCTCCTGCCCGGCAAAGCCGGCGGCGCCCTGCCCCCCGCGCTGGAGGGCGCGCCCGCGCCCACGGCCCTCCTGCGCCTCGCCCACCTCCGGCCGGGGCTCCAGCGCCTGAGGGATCTGGCGGGCGGAAGCGAGGGCCTGCCCGCCGCCCTGGCCCAGGGCACCCGGGCCGGCTTCCTCCTCCGCCACCTGGGGCCCTGGCTGGACAAGGGCGGTCTCGAGGGCCTGGCCGACCGGGAGGCCTGGATCCTCCACTACGGCCTGGCCCGGGGCTTCGCCCCCGCCGAGGGCACCCTCGTGTTCCTTCCCGGCGACCTGCCCGGCCGGGTTTCCCTGGCCCTCGGCCTCCTGAAGTTGAATCCCACCACCGTCGGCGCCCGCTCCCGGACCGTCACCTGGGAGGACGGCCGGGGCGGCAAGGCCCAGGTCACCCAGGTCCGCGGGGCGGGCGGCGTCCTGCACCTGCTCGCGGGGCCCGGGGGCACCTGGATCTGCGACCGGGAGGCCCCCCTGCGGGCCGTGGCCTTCCCCTCCCCCCTGGTCACCCTCGCCGAGCGCCAGGCCTGGTGCGGCGTGGCCCTGGCCGGCCTCCGCCCCGGCACCGAGGCCTCCCTCTGGGTGCTGCCCCGCCTCGGGGCCGGGGCCGCCTTCGAGCGGGCCATGCTGCGCCGCCGGCTCCTGGGCGCGGACCAGCCCACCTGGGCCAACCCGGGCATCGCCAAGGCCGCGCCCCGCACCGGCGCCCTGTCCGCGGCCCTGGGCGCGGGGCCCACGGAGGCCCTGCTCCAGGCCGCGCTGCGCTTCGACCAGGACGGCATGCCCGCCCTCTCCCCCCTGCCCGAAGGCAACCTGCCCGTCCAGGCTTCGCAGCGCCAGGCCTGGGAGCGCGAGCGGGACGCCCTGGCCCGGCGGCGCCAGGACCGGAGCGGCCTCCAGAAGGAGCTCGGCGCCCTGCTAGGCCTTCTGGACCTGCGCGGCGCCGCCTTCCTCTGGAACGGCTGGACCGCGCCGGAGCCCCTCACGGCCGCCCAGCGCGCCGCCCTCGCGGACTTCCAGCGCCTGCGGAAGACGGATCCCCGGAAGGCCGCGGACCTGTTGGCCCACCGGCAGGTGGACGTGTACGGCGGGTTCCTGGAGCCCGGGCTCGCGCCGGCCCTGGCCCTGGGGCTCCCCGTGAAGGCGGGCCGCGGGGGCGAGGTCCGGGAGGCCGTGGCGAAGCTGTGGCCGCGGCTCTTCAAGGGGCGGCAGCAGACCAGGGACTACGCCCAGGGCGTCCCCCTGCACCGGGTGCTCACGGACCAGGCCTTCCGGCCCTCCTGGGCCCTGGCCGGGGACGTGCTGGTGCTGGCCACCGACGACGAGGCCGCCAAGGCCATGCTGGCGGGCATCCTGGGCCAGGCCCCGAGCCTGGCGGACGCCCCGTCCCGCGCCTACGGCCGCGCGGAGCTCGACGGGCCCCGGGCGGCCCGGGACCTGGAGGTCCTGCTGCTGGCCTACCTTCGGGCCAACCGCGGCGGGGGCTACTGGTGGATGGGCGAGCCCGAGCCTTCCGGGGACGAGGCCGCCGCGGAGGTGGCCTCCACCTTCGGGCCCTTCCTGGGAGCCGTGAAGGCCCTGGGCCGCCGGGAGGTCCAGATCGAGCTCACCGCGGGCGGATTCGAGGCGACGCCGCGATGAAGCGCGCCCTCGCCGCCGCGGGCGCGGTCCTGGCCGCCGCCGCCCTCCTCGCGCCCGTGCGCCACCGGGTGCGCGTGGAGCGCGCCGAGGGCAACCCGGTCCAGCGCATCCGGCTGGAGAGCCGGTCCCTCCTGGGCCTGGCCCGGACGGCCTGGTTCGCCTCCGCCGGCGGGGACGTGCCCGCCTGGGGCGGCGCCCGCGAGGGCTTCTTCGCGGCGCCGACCGCCCCCGGCCGCGTGCGGATCTCCGCCTGGCCCGGTTTCCGGCGGGACGTGGCGCTGACGCCCTCCGCCGATCCCGGCGCCATGCCCGCGGCCCGCGCGGACCAGGGCGACCGGGACGCCTTCCGGCGCTGGTTCGTGGCGATCCTGGAGGCCCAGCTGGACGGCCCGAGCCCGGCGTGGGAGCCCGCCCAGCGCGACTGCGCGGGCCTGCTCCGCTTCGCCTTCCGGGAGGCCTGGGCCCCGCACACCGAGGCCTGGCGCGCCCGCACCGGCTTCCCCGGATCCCCCGTGGGCGGCGACCCCGCCCGGGAGCTGGCCGGCCCCTGGGCCCAGGCCTTCCCCACCCCCGACGGGTGGAACGCCTTCGCCAAGGGCGCGTACCTTCGGCGCCTCGCCTGCGTGGACCTGGGCCGCGACACCGCCGCCGCCCGCCCCGGCGACCTCGTCTTCTTCGCCCGGGGCGGCCCCCGCGCGACGCCGGACCACGCCATGGCCTTCGTGCGCCCCGACGTGGACGGCCAGCCCGTGCTCCTCTACCACACCGGACCCGAGGGCAGCGCGGAGGGCGAGGTGCGCCGCGTCCGCCTCGACGAGCTGCTCCACCACCCCGACGGCACGTTCCGCCCCGTGCCCGAGAACCCCGCCTTCCTCGGTGTCTACCGCTGGAAGGTGCTGGCCGACCCGACTCCCTGAAAGGTGCTGTGATGCGCTGGTCCACCTCCGTGCTCCTGATGTCCGCGGCCCTGCTCCTGGGGGGGATGCTCAATTCCTCCTCCCGCGCCCCGGAGGCCCCCTGGCGCGAGCGCGGCTGGACCGGCGCCTTCGCGGTGCCCCGGCCCGCCCTGCCGGGTCAGGCCGCCTGGCTCGAGGCCTCGGGCCCCATCCCCACCGACGTGCGCCTCCGCCTCCACCGGGTGGACGATCCCCCCGCCTTCCTCGCGCGCCTCCTGGCCACCCCCGCCGGCGATCCCGCCCTGGAGGGCAGCCGCGCCGGCCTCGATCCCCTCGACGTCCTCCGGGAGGCCTTCCTCTGGGGCGGGCGCCGGGCCTTCGTCACCGTCCACCGCACCGCCTCCCGCGCGCTGCGGGACGCCGCCCGGGGCGCGGGAACCCTGCGCCCCCCCCTGCAGTCCGCCACGGAGCCCCGGGAGGGCGCGGCGGTGCCCCTCGCGGGCAGGCCCGGCCTGACCTTCGTGTCCGAGGTGGTCCCCCGGGTGACGGAGGAGATCGCCCGCAGCCCCAAGCGCGCGGACGGCGGCGGCGAGCGCGAGGAGGGCCACCTGAGCCGCATCGAGCTCCCGGCCCAGGAGGCCGGCGTCTACCTGGTGGAGATCCTGCGGGACGGCGACGCCGCCTACGTGCCCTGGCTCGTCACCGACCTGGCCCTGCTGGGCGCCCAGGACGGCGCCAGCCTCCAGGTCCGGGCCGTGAGCGCCCGGGACGGCGCCCCCTACCCGGGCGTGCAGGGCCGCCTCTTCGAGGGCGCCCAGGCCCGTCCCCTCCCCTTCGGCGGGGACGGGGAGGCCCAGACGCAGGCCAGTCCGGGCGTGCGCCGGGTGGTCCTGGCCCAGGCCGGGCGCAACCTGGCCCTCCTGGCCAGCGAGGGCCAGGGCTCCGCCGCCGTGCGCCAGCGCCTCTACGCCTACACGGAGCGCCCCCTGTACCGGCCCGGCCAGGAGGTCTTCGTGAAGGCCGTCCTCCGCACCGTCGAGGGCGGGGAGAACCGGGTTCCCAGGGGCGTGGCCGAGCTCCCCTACACCGTGCTCGACCCCGAGGACACCAAGGTGGCCGAGGGGCGCGCCCGCCTCCTCAGCGCCGAGACCTGCACCTTCGGCGCCAGCGTCGTCCTCCCCGGCCAGGGGCGCCTGGGGGCCTACCGCTGGGTCTTCCAGGGCCCGCAGGGGCCCGCCCAGGCCGAATTCAAGGTGGAGCAGTTCGTGAAGCCCGCCTTCGCCGTGGCGGTCACCGCCGACGCCCCCAAGGTGGGCCTCGACGATCCCATGGCCTTCAAGGTCGCGGCCCGCTATTTCTACGGCGCCGCCGTCCGCAAGGCCAAGGCGGACTGGTTCCTCTACCGCGTCGTGCCCCGCGCCCAGGGCTGGTGGACCCCCGAGGAGGACGAGGGCCCCGCCCCCGAGCTCATGGAGAGCGGCCAGCTGGAGCTGGACGAGGACGGCGGCGCCGCCAGCCCCGTCTTCAAGGCCGCCGAGGACGGCCTGTACCGCTTCGTCGTCAAGGTGACGGACGGAAGCGGGCAGCAGAACTCCGGCAGCGCCCAGGTGCGCGCCTCCGCGGGCGACATGGTGCTCTTCGTGGGCACGGACCGCGCCGTGGCGGCGCCCGGCAGGCCCTTCCAGGCCACGGCCAGGGCCGTCGACCTCGAGGGCCGCGAACTCCGCGCCGTGGACATCTCCCTCCGCGCCGCGCGCATCGTGGCCGAAAAGGAGAGCCGCGACTGGTGGGCCCGGACCTCGGCCCTCAAGCCGGGGGAGACCGTGGCCTCCGCGCGCGGCCCCCGTTCCGCC
Encoded here:
- a CDS encoding DUF1175 family protein, with the translated sequence MKRALAAAGAVLAAAALLAPVRHRVRVERAEGNPVQRIRLESRSLLGLARTAWFASAGGDVPAWGGAREGFFAAPTAPGRVRISAWPGFRRDVALTPSADPGAMPAARADQGDRDAFRRWFVAILEAQLDGPSPAWEPAQRDCAGLLRFAFREAWAPHTEAWRARTGFPGSPVGGDPARELAGPWAQAFPTPDGWNAFAKGAYLRRLACVDLGRDTAAARPGDLVFFARGGPRATPDHAMAFVRPDVDGQPVLLYHTGPEGSAEGEVRRVRLDELLHHPDGTFRPVPENPAFLGVYRWKVLADPTP